The proteins below come from a single Streptococcus hyointestinalis genomic window:
- a CDS encoding dihydroorotate dehydrogenase has protein sequence MSDNRLAVNLPGLALKNPVIPASGCFGFGQEYAKYYDLNQLGSIMIKATTREARFGNPTPRVAETPSGMLNAIGLQNPGVDVVLAEKLPWLERHFPDLPIIANVAGFSVEEYAYVSEKISKANNVKAIELNISCPNVDHGNQGLLIGQVPELAYEVVKASVEHSSVPVYVKLTPSVADITTVAKAAEDAGSTGLTMINTLVGMRFDLKTRRPIIANGTGGMSGPAIFPVALKLIRQVAMSTKLPIIGMGGVDSAEAALEMMIAGASAIGVGTANFTDPYACPNIIANLPKVMDKYGIESLETLRAEVRQSLSGH, from the coding sequence ATGTCTGATAATCGTTTAGCGGTCAATCTACCAGGATTGGCTTTGAAAAACCCTGTCATACCTGCCTCTGGCTGTTTTGGCTTTGGGCAAGAATACGCCAAATATTATGACCTCAATCAGCTGGGCTCTATCATGATAAAGGCAACCACACGTGAGGCTCGCTTTGGCAATCCCACACCACGTGTCGCAGAAACTCCATCAGGCATGCTCAATGCCATCGGGCTTCAAAACCCAGGTGTGGATGTGGTACTTGCAGAGAAATTACCTTGGCTAGAGCGCCATTTTCCGGACCTGCCTATCATTGCCAATGTCGCTGGTTTTTCCGTGGAGGAGTACGCCTATGTTTCTGAAAAAATCTCCAAGGCAAATAATGTCAAAGCCATCGAGCTCAACATTTCCTGTCCAAATGTTGACCACGGCAACCAAGGGCTTTTGATTGGGCAAGTGCCAGAGTTGGCTTATGAAGTGGTTAAGGCAAGTGTCGAGCACTCAAGTGTCCCTGTCTATGTCAAGCTAACACCGAGTGTCGCCGATATCACAACGGTAGCTAAGGCTGCTGAGGACGCTGGATCGACAGGACTGACTATGATTAACACTCTTGTTGGCATGCGCTTTGACCTGAAAACAAGACGTCCCATTATCGCAAACGGTACTGGTGGTATGTCTGGACCAGCTATTTTCCCGGTAGCGCTCAAGCTCATTCGCCAAGTCGCTATGTCAACGAAGCTACCTATTATCGGTATGGGTGGTGTAGATAGTGCTGAGGCGGCGCTTGAGATGATGATTGCTGGGGCTTCTGCTATTGGCGTTGGGACAGCGAACTTTACAGACCCTTACGCTTGTCCCAATATCATTGCTAATCTGCCAAAAGTCATGGACAAGTATGGCATTGAGAGCCTTGAAACTTTGCGAGCAGAAGTACGTCAAAGTCTAAGTGGTCATTGA
- the pyrE gene encoding orotate phosphoribosyltransferase yields the protein MTLAQNIARDLLDIKAVYLKPNEPFTWASGIKSPIYTDNRITLSYPETRTLIEDGFVETIKKEFPDVEVIAGTATAGIPHGAIIADKMNLPFAYIRSKPKDHGAGNQIEGRVVKGQKMVVIEDLISTGGSVLEAVAAAKREGADVLGVAAIFTYELPKATANFEDAGVKLVTLSNYSELIKVAKVQGYIDADGLTLLKKFKENQETWQD from the coding sequence ATGACATTAGCACAAAATATTGCACGCGATTTATTGGATATCAAGGCAGTTTACCTCAAACCAAATGAGCCTTTTACTTGGGCGAGTGGGATTAAGTCGCCGATTTATACGGACAATCGTATCACGCTCTCCTATCCAGAGACACGTACTTTGATTGAGGATGGTTTTGTTGAAACCATCAAAAAAGAGTTTCCAGATGTTGAGGTTATCGCAGGAACAGCGACAGCAGGGATTCCACATGGCGCTATCATCGCTGACAAGATGAACCTGCCATTTGCTTACATCCGTAGCAAACCAAAAGACCACGGCGCTGGCAATCAAATCGAAGGACGTGTGGTCAAGGGGCAAAAAATGGTGGTCATCGAAGATTTGATTTCTACAGGTGGGTCTGTGCTTGAAGCGGTTGCAGCTGCTAAGCGTGAAGGGGCAGATGTTCTTGGTGTGGCAGCTATTTTCACCTATGAATTGCCAAAGGCAACTGCAAATTTTGAAGACGCCGGTGTGAAATTGGTCACTCTGTCTAACTACAGTGAGCTCATCAAGGTCGCTAAAGTGCAAGGCTATATTGACGCAGATGGTTTGACGCTTCTTAAAAAATTCAAAGAAAATCAAGAGACGTGGCAAGATTAG
- a CDS encoding IS110 family transposase, protein MFYVGIDIAKNKHDMACIDKNGRVILRKFTFPNSHQGFIDLKTQLRQLSPVIDNVHIALESTGHYNYNLGRFLRQLGYTVFAYNPLIIKEFAKSQSLRKTKTDVKDALLIAHRLRSDVVSERYHVDDKIEALKELTRYQNRLIQARSRNKNLYVRLLDLVFPELHGIVGNLHNNFVYELLSKYPSPDKISRAHFKSLLKIKRLTADKALLIKEVAKQTIGKASSVHSLELIQLIGTIRHYDKQIEDVQKDIDKLMVELDSPITSITGISNRLGAIILAEIKTIHNFKTPAQLQAFAGLEPAIYQSGQMDSKGKMVKRGSTYLRYALIQAARILSIYSPHFKAYLRLKISQGKHYNVALSHVAKKLIRVIFHLLKTNQSFDETKLR, encoded by the coding sequence ATGTTCTATGTCGGTATTGATATTGCTAAAAATAAACACGATATGGCTTGCATTGACAAAAATGGACGGGTTATCCTCCGAAAGTTTACGTTCCCTAACTCTCATCAAGGATTCATTGACCTAAAAACACAGCTTAGACAACTGTCTCCTGTAATAGACAATGTTCATATTGCTCTTGAAAGCACCGGACATTACAACTATAATCTCGGCAGATTTCTGAGACAATTAGGTTATACGGTATTTGCTTACAATCCCTTAATTATTAAGGAGTTCGCCAAATCACAATCCCTCAGAAAGACAAAAACTGATGTCAAAGACGCTCTTCTGATTGCACATCGCTTACGCTCTGATGTTGTCTCTGAACGCTACCATGTGGATGACAAAATCGAAGCATTAAAAGAACTCACTCGCTATCAAAATAGGTTAATTCAAGCTCGCTCTAGGAACAAAAATCTCTATGTTCGCTTGCTTGATCTTGTTTTTCCAGAGCTACACGGAATTGTTGGTAATTTACATAACAACTTCGTTTACGAACTACTAAGTAAGTACCCTAGTCCTGATAAGATTAGTCGTGCTCACTTCAAGTCTTTGCTCAAAATTAAACGACTTACAGCAGACAAAGCCCTTCTTATCAAGGAAGTAGCTAAGCAAACCATAGGAAAGGCTTCATCTGTACACTCCTTAGAGTTAATACAACTCATTGGTACGATTCGCCATTACGATAAGCAGATAGAAGATGTGCAGAAAGATATTGATAAACTTATGGTAGAGCTTGATTCACCTATTACCTCAATCACTGGTATTAGTAATCGCTTAGGAGCCATTATCCTTGCCGAGATTAAGACCATCCATAACTTTAAAACACCTGCCCAATTGCAAGCCTTCGCTGGTTTAGAACCTGCTATTTATCAATCTGGACAAATGGATAGTAAAGGTAAAATGGTGAAGCGTGGCTCAACTTATCTCCGCTATGCTCTCATACAGGCTGCTAGGATATTAAGTATCTATTCGCCTCATTTTAAAGCCTATCTTCGTCTTAAAATAAGCCAAGGAAAACATTATAATGTCGCCCTATCGCATGTTGCTAAAAAGCTCATACGTGTTATTTTTCATCTCCTGAAAACCAATCAATCTTTCGACGAAACTAAACTCAGATAA
- a CDS encoding dihydroorotate dehydrogenase electron transfer subunit, which translates to MLLKENMTIVSQVEIAPRIYEMVLRGDLVEQMTIGQFLHIRVPDASKLLRRPISISQVDKEKKEATLVYRIEGAGTEIFSQLSSGDSLDCMGPQGNGFSIDFLKADDTALIVGGGIGVPPLVELAKQLHERGVRVTAVLGFANKDAVILAEELSRYADVTVTTDDGSYGIKGYVSTVIDEMTQTFDAVYACGAPGMLVYVDRKFEKHPHAYISMESRMACGMGACYACVVHLRDQSSAANKRVCEDGPVFETGSIILE; encoded by the coding sequence ATGCTACTAAAAGAAAATATGACAATCGTCTCACAAGTTGAGATAGCCCCACGTATTTATGAGATGGTGCTAAGAGGTGATTTGGTTGAGCAGATGACAATTGGGCAGTTTTTGCATATCCGTGTGCCAGATGCTAGTAAACTTCTGCGTAGACCGATTTCCATCTCTCAAGTAGATAAGGAAAAGAAGGAAGCGACACTTGTTTACCGCATTGAGGGAGCTGGAACAGAGATTTTTAGTCAGCTATCTTCTGGTGATAGCCTAGATTGCATGGGACCACAGGGAAATGGCTTTAGTATTGATTTTCTAAAAGCAGATGATACTGCTCTAATCGTTGGTGGGGGGATTGGTGTACCGCCACTTGTTGAGCTAGCCAAGCAATTACATGAGCGTGGTGTTCGTGTGACAGCTGTCTTAGGATTTGCAAATAAAGACGCAGTGATTTTAGCGGAGGAGTTGTCACGCTATGCTGATGTTACCGTGACAACAGATGACGGCTCTTACGGTATCAAGGGCTATGTGTCTACGGTGATTGATGAGATGACACAGACTTTTGATGCTGTCTATGCTTGCGGGGCGCCTGGGATGTTAGTCTATGTTGACCGCAAGTTTGAAAAGCACCCGCATGCTTACATTTCTATGGAGTCTCGTATGGCATGTGGTATGGGGGCTTGCTATGCTTGTGTGGTGCACCTTCGTGACCAATCGAGCGCTGCCAATAAACGTGTGTGTGAAGACGGTCCTGTCTTTGAGACAGGTAGCATTATCTTAGAGTAA
- the pyrF gene encoding orotidine-5'-phosphate decarboxylase, whose protein sequence is MIEKRPIIALDFPSFDEVKTFLAQFPEDEKLYVKIGMELYYACGSEIVKYVKDLGHSVFLDLKLHDIPNTVKSAMKVLAKLGVDMTNVHAAGGVEMMKAAREGFGQEGKLIAVTQLTSTSEEQMHSDQNIQTSLAESVIHYAQKTLEAGLDGVVCSAHEVEAIKSATSADFICLTPGIRPSGSQTGDQKRVMTPAQARAIGSNYIVVGRPITQANDPVAAYKAIYAEWNQG, encoded by the coding sequence ATGATTGAAAAACGTCCGATTATCGCCCTTGATTTTCCATCTTTTGATGAAGTAAAGACTTTCTTGGCGCAGTTTCCAGAAGACGAAAAACTCTATGTCAAGATTGGGATGGAGCTCTACTATGCCTGTGGCAGTGAGATTGTCAAGTATGTCAAGGACTTAGGGCACAGTGTCTTTTTGGACTTGAAATTACACGACATTCCAAATACTGTGAAGTCTGCTATGAAGGTGCTCGCAAAACTCGGTGTTGACATGACCAATGTCCATGCCGCAGGTGGTGTTGAGATGATGAAGGCAGCACGTGAAGGTTTTGGTCAAGAGGGCAAACTGATTGCTGTGACTCAGCTCACTTCAACCAGTGAAGAGCAAATGCACAGTGACCAAAATATCCAAACAAGCCTTGCAGAGTCTGTTATTCACTACGCACAAAAGACTTTAGAGGCTGGTCTTGACGGTGTGGTTTGCTCGGCTCACGAGGTGGAAGCTATCAAGTCCGCAACCTCAGCTGACTTTATCTGCTTGACCCCTGGTATTCGTCCAAGTGGCTCTCAGACAGGCGACCAAAAGCGTGTCATGACGCCAGCTCAAGCAAGAGCTATCGGCAGTAACTACATCGTGGTAGGACGCCCTATCACACAGGCGAACGACCCAGTCGCTGCTTACAAGGCGATTTACGCTGAATGGAATCAAGGATAG